One Halobacterium sp. DL1 DNA window includes the following coding sequences:
- a CDS encoding DNA-binding protein, with protein MNVREVSGGREFVARLDHGADWREELESLAVEEGIDAAWFSGMGAVQDAELWYYDQDDFEYKAARYEEPLEVAACVGNISELDDAPFAHTHATLSRRSGQALAGHLDRATVFAGEVYVREFDTELVREYDEATDLDLWL; from the coding sequence ATGAACGTCCGCGAAGTCAGCGGCGGCCGCGAGTTCGTCGCTCGACTCGACCACGGCGCCGACTGGCGGGAAGAACTCGAGTCGCTGGCCGTCGAGGAGGGCATCGACGCCGCCTGGTTCTCCGGCATGGGGGCGGTCCAGGACGCCGAACTCTGGTACTACGACCAGGACGACTTCGAGTACAAGGCCGCGCGCTACGAGGAGCCCCTGGAAGTCGCCGCCTGCGTCGGCAACATCTCGGAACTGGACGACGCCCCCTTCGCGCACACACACGCAACATTATCGAGGCGCTCGGGACAGGCGCTGGCCGGTCACCTCGACCGCGCCACCGTCTTCGCCGGGGAGGTGTACGTCCGCGAGTTCGACACGGAACTGGTGCGCGAATACGACGAGGCCACCGACCTCGACCTCTGGCTGTAG